GGTACTTCGGTATACTTCTTTCTCATGTCTTGCACAACGTTCATATTATGCAGTACAGGGACCTCGAGGACATGGTAAAAAGTTATGCAAATGGCTtcccttgtttgtttttttgtattttttattcaaagaagTGTCAGAGAAAACTTTTCTTTTATTTGAACCTTCCATCTCTATTACGTAGGGTCCAATGGAGACACGGAACGAATATGTTTCCGCATGGTTGCGCACTGTTGAAGGGATTGAGACCATACCTGTCACAGTATCTCAACTTCTTGCTGTACAAGAGACTCAGGAGTCGGTGCAAGTTGGGCCTCCTGTCTTGCAACAGCCCCTTGGTGTCGATGAATCCAAGGATATCATAGCGCCACGACCCCTGGATACCGCCGTATCCGAGATTTCAGTGCTTCAAGACGCTATGGAGGCAACCAAATCCGAGGCACCAGTGGTTACGCAGCCCCTTGGTGCGACCTTTCTCGGGCCTCGTCCTGTGGAACAGCCCCTGGAAGTCGTCATACCCGAAGACCCTGCGGTACAACAGGCTCAAGAAGGCGAGCGGTCTCGGCCTTTTGTGGTGCTACCAAACGTAGAAGTAGCGCAATCAAACTCTCTCGTGCATTTGCAGTCCCATAAGTTCTACAGGTCTATCACTACCACAACGCCCAAACTGAAAGTCTACGCTTTCCCACTTCGTGAGCAAGATTTCCATCCGAACTGGATTCGCCTGGTAACAAGGAGTGGTGACGTTGACACAGCTGCCGCCTTTCTGTTTGGCTTCATCAAACTCTTCTGCAGAGATGATTACTATAAGGTAAGCAAGCTCTCtttttgtggtggtttcgggatgtctAACGAGATTAGCCGGTGTATACATTCGGATACGCATACTAAAGTAAAAAGAGCTTGCCCACGTTTCAAGGGCGCGAAACGTAGTCCAACTGAACGAGTGGCAAGGCAGAACCAGAAGCCACCTGGGCCACAAAGGCGGTCTCGATGGCACACAAACTGGGGCATAAGCAATTTAATATCAATTTCCAGTGCAGTATCGCTCGCACTAAAGACATAAAGGTTTACGGATGCAGCGTTTGCATACTGTGTTCGTAATCACAAAATTGAGTTAGAAAGACTGCTGGAAAAAAATCTACCTTTATGTTTTTATGGAAAATTTATTGTACCTAACTCTACACTTGGAACACCCCAAACTGCAAATTAAAACTAAGTGAAACTGCAATTCTAAACAAAAATTATTAACCTTTGGCACAATGAAGCAGTGATTTAATTGTGGACTTGATAAAATAAGTTAGGAAGTATTCTATCGAAGACATTATTAAGCATTGAAACGGCATGTGTTGCTGATACCGCGTCATCTGTGactagagaaagaaaacaaagcgttCAAGCTATAGCAGCCTGAACATCGTGCAAATCATGATTTTGTGGTGGAACTTCTGGGGCTGTCATGAGTTTCCAGACTCGTGGAGTGGCATTCCAGCAATGAGGCTTTCCGGTTATTAGTTCTGCATGATGCGTACGCGAGCGGCTTTCGACAATAACTTGATATACCGGAACCTCGGGCTGACAATTGTTGTTTCATTTGCGTGCCAGGTTTTGCAAGGCAGCGCAGACGATGGCCTGTGGCTGGAAGCGCTGAAGATCGACAGCCTGAACCTGTCGAACGTGATGTCCGGGTCGAAGCCCGTCGCCACGATGGACGATGTCTTCGTGCTGATTGGGGTGATGCTCTGCAACGTAAACTCCAAGGAAGGTACCAGCTACGACTGGTTCCGGAAGCGGGTGGATGACCTCGTGCCGCTTTTCCCTCTGGTTTCCGAGCCGCCACCAGTGCCGCTGTACAGTGGGTCACTGGCAGAAGCCCTTTCCACCTTAAGAAAACTGTGGCCCTGCAGCATAGCGCAGATTGTCCGCACTATCGTTGAAGGCAGTTTCAAGGTACGTACGATTTGATGAAAGTAGAGGATACGTTGACTCATCGTGCACTACTTGTACACTCGAAAtgtgcctcgccgcggtggtcgagtggctgaggtactcggctgccgaccaacagatcgtgggatcaaatcccggctacggcagctgcaatttcgatggaggcgaaaaaactgtacacccgtgtgctcggatttgggtgcacgttaaagaacctcaggtagttgaaatttccggagccctctactacggcgtctctcataatcatatggtggttctgggaagctaaaccccacatatcaatcattacatTCGAAATGTGGTTCGTAGTGAAGTTTAGATTTGTTAGCAATATTAAACTATATtaaagttcactgtattcaacaGTTTGAAAGCAACATTTGCGAGCAACGTGCTTGCTTGTGTGAAATCCATGTCATGTAGTGGTGAAGGTATTCCTGCCCTCTATGGTAGCTCTTTCTTTAGTTTGAGAGTCACTACCAAAGACTTACATTGCACCTAATCACTTTGCTATCCGTAATCTATAATTTACTTGAAAGTGAAAAATGCACGAAGGATGTGTGTGAGACACTGACATGTCAATGTTAAAAGTATTTCTTAGAACTGTTTCATTGTGGAAGTAAGTCTTCGCAATGACTGTTATCCTAGAATGCTAAAATTTAGTGACCCTATGGATCGAGTGCCTTTAcctatttttttacttttctaaataatttttttttacatttctaaATAAACAACCGCTGTCTTGGCTTTCCTATTATGAAGCTGAGTTGCGCTCTTGCACTAGGCCAGGCTGATTTGCTATGGTAAGAAGTTTTGCCGGCATGCTTGCATGCTTGGTTGTTAATAGCTTGCAAACGATAGACAAAATTGAAACGGGAATTGCTCGAATGCTGCAAGGCCACAATAACCTCATGCCTTTTGTGCCTTTAATGTTCCACCATGAAAAAAGCCTAGAAACTTAATATTCTTGAGTGCCCTTGACTTATCACTCATCTCCCCTCTTTCACTTCACGCAGGGTCCAATGAGGCGACTTCAAGGCTATGTCTGCGCACAGTGGCGCACAGCCAAGAAGAGGCGGGCGGAAGCGGAACTGTTTGAAAGCGTCCCATCTGAGCTTTCCATGCCACAAGAGGCTGAGGAAACCACCCCGTCATGGAATCCTCTGTCGTCAGCACAGCAGGAATCTCCCATGCCTAATACTCCTGTGGCCAAAAAGCCGCGACAAGAGCCCGGATTCCACTCTACAGTGGACGTATCACACGAAGAAGTGACTTCCGTCGCTACCACAACGCTGCCGACCCCGGAAGCTGGCAGATCCATGCCTACCGCTAAGGCCACTCAAACGATGTTCGAGTTCCCACCGGTAGGGCAGTTTGATCCAACCTGGATTTGCTTGGTGACAAGAAGTATGCACCCGGTCACCGCTGTTCCCTGTCTGCTTGGCTTCATAGGTCTTGTGTGCGGAGACGATTTCGAGAAGGTTAGTAACCTCTTTTATTTACGTCACTTATCACAGAATAGTGTAAACTGTTCAGTGCGTTCATAAACAGAGATAGGGAGGTCTATTCTTCCGAAATTATGCTTTCACATAAGTTTTAATGGCTACATATACAACAAACCGAGAATACCTTCCAAGACGTTGACGGAATCCGGGGGTGTTAATTTTGGCCCAACCAAGATTACTTTATTTTCAGTTGGAGATAAACCACAGAAGTTACTTCGTGAACCAATTTACCTGATTTATTTATGAGGTATTATAATTTAGCGTAAAAAGGGGCCTTATGGTTGAACGAGACATGTTTTACTGAACAAAGCAATCTAACTTACAGGCTAACTTTTCGTTATATATCATAAAGGTTGTGACGAATGGTGTTATGTCTGTTGTTTTTATTCTACACATGTGAATTCGTGATGCAATGAATGAAGGTAGTCCGCATTTAGCATTGCCCAAAATTTAGTTACTCGAAGAAAAATTTAGTTTTCGTTTCTTTGGTAGTATTACATTTCAGAAATTGAGTCCACTGAAAACGGCAGCCAATCAAATAAATTTTGAATGGCTACCTCGAAAGGAGCCCCTATTTAAAGTTTCTAAAGATGCTTAAGTATATGTCTCTGAAAAGAGCCTCGAATTATGATCGACAGTTAGACAATGTTACATATGCATCTACAATGAAGGCCATAAGCCAAATTCTTTGTCATCGCACTGTGTGCAACACAATATTCACAATGAGCATGTTGTCATGCTTCTCGTATGCCAAAGTATTATACGTGCTGTAAAATTTAGGTCTATTTAATTCTTTCCCGGGCGCAAGTCTCGAATCATTCCGTATTGCTAGTGTTAGCTATAGACGAATGTTTTCATGAGGGTCATGCTTGCGTATACCTGTTCCTACAGAGTTTTAAGAGGGGGGCGGGGATCGCTTTGGATCTTTCAGGTGGCTCGACCAGGTATTATCATTGTCTAATTTTTTGATGGGGAATACACGGGTGCATTTTAATTACAGTAACCTCATTTAGACATTCATACAAATCAGTATTGTTCGAACGCACAGGATCTGTCTATCGAACGACGTGACTATAACATCGATCATGACAACTGTGCATCAATGTGGTACATTTCCTTCATTTCATAATTACAATCTGCACCGTTACGAACTGACCTACAGAGGGACGGTTGAACCCAATCTGCACTTGTAGGTACTTTTGAGTCTACGCATGCCGTCACTATGGCTAGTTGATGAATAATTTCGCTATCTTCCCTGCATTCTCTGGTCGTTTTATTCGTGTATTGTTGTTGTGAGTCGTCTGACGGGTATTTTCACTTCTTTTGCCGTGTCTAGCATTTCACACAACTAGTAGCATCAGTTTTATTTTTTGAAGTACTCAATACGTATGTATTGATAACTTTCCGCATGAAGTGGGTATCGAACTGCATGCTAACAGTTGGTTTTTTTGTCGGTAGGTTTTGGACGGTGCAGACAAAGATGGCCTGGCACTGGAGGCAGTGGAACTGAGCGGTGCAGAGTTACGCCAGCGGCTGAGCGACCTGATGATTGATTGGTATCCTGCGGTCACCATGGACGATTTCTACGTGCTTCTAGGTATCCAGCTCTGCAACCTCGTCTGTCGGCGTGGCTCGGACGTGAACTGCGGTTGGTACCAGACCCGGGCAGGCGACTTGGTTGAACTCTTCCCGGATGTCACCGGTCAAGTGTCGGTGCGACTGTATGATGAGGCGCAAGCAGATGCCATCTGCGCCTTTGCAGAAAGGTGGCTTCATACCCGGGCCGCGATCCACAGCATTATACTAGACGGCAGATTCGAGGTACGTTCTCTGTCATGGCCGTCGTATTAACACAAACTTGCTTAAGTCGGAGTTTAACAGAGCCccactgacgtacttccgtcacggaaatgacgttgaAAAAGTATACCAAGAGATTCTGTCGCACGGAATTGAGCCAGCAACCTCTCAATTTTTAGCACGTCTGAAGAGCTAACGTCCGGCCATTTATATGCACCGTTTGTCAGTTCTCAGAGCTTCGAAATGTTAGCGCCTTTTCGTTTTcagcagcg
The sequence above is drawn from the Rhipicephalus microplus isolate Deutch F79 chromosome 3, USDA_Rmic, whole genome shotgun sequence genome and encodes:
- the LOC142802896 gene encoding uncharacterized protein LOC142802896, whose product is MRRLQGYVCAQWRTAKKRRAEAELFESVPSELSMPQEAEETTPSWNPLSSAQQESPMPNTPVAKKPRQEPGFHSTVDVSHEEVTSVATTTLPTPEAGRSMPTAKATQTMFEFPPVGQFDPTWICLVTRSMHPVTAVPCLLGFIGLVCGDDFEKVLDGADKDGLALEAVELSGAELRQRLSDLMIDWYPAVTMDDFYVLLGIQLCNLVCRRGSDVNCGWYQTRAGDLVELFPDVTGQVSVRLYDEAQADAICAFAERWLHTRAAIHSIILDGRFEVRSLSWPSY